TGGTTTATCTGTCTGTTGTTACCAGTGAGTATTTACATCataatgttttcaaactgtCTTGTCAGAACAATATACtgaaacattataataataatgattatagtGATGAAGTTAATTttactcttctttctctcacaatGTCTCCATCTTCACCAGTGACTGAACACAAGGACACTGATAAGGTGACATTAAACTGCTCTGTGTCGTCATATGAACGATGTAGACACACAGTGAAGTGGCTGCTTCAGGGTCGAGATGTGgataaagacaacaaagactTGAAGACATCAACATCTCCCTGCAACGCTTCTCTGATGTTTCTGACTTCTCATTACGTTTACACATCGAGGGATAAGACAGTGAAGTGTGAAGTGACTGAAGGTGACAAAGTGAAGCAGTTTCCTTTCAGAATTTGGCCCTCAGATGAGAAAAAAGGtgataatattttaaagtcactcatatttaatttttctcaTGGATTGGAGGTTTTTAAGTTTCTTGAGTTGTGTTAATCTGTTCAGGTgaagacacaacaacaacaccaactgAAGATGGCATGAAAGCAGCTAAGACCACGACAACTTCTACAATCAGTGATGCTTCACCAAAACCACAAAGTAGTGACTCAATATTTGTAtgtctttatgtatttttgtggaGCTTTCACCCACATGTCTGCAGACTGTGTTTTCATTGGATGCAGTTTTTTGCACCAAAAGTATCTGTTTGATTTGGTTAAActtattaaatgaatgtttaagtCACATGTGATTGTCTTTTAGTTTTTCAACAGAACAGAAAGCTGCAGACAAAATgcttaaaacatttgtattatcTTTGCAGTTTGGTGGTACGTAATTGTGGCTCTGGTTTTAGTAGCACTCTTAATAATCACTGTGGCTGTCATCATATGGAAGAGAACTAAAGGTGAGAGTTGAAACTTTAATAAAcgacacattttctttgtggaaGCTTTCATCAAacacctttttctcttttcagggAACACGACACGGACGGACGACAATGCTGTGAGTTTAAAAATCTGTTCTTCACTATGAATTTTGTTTTATAGCTGAGAAAAGATTAACAGTACGGCCTGTGTCGTATTAAAACAAAGTggttgcagcagcaggaagtggtTGTGAGGAAAAGCAAAAAATGGGACCAAAGCCAATTTATGCTTTTCTTATTCAGTCATAAACAGCACACATTTCAGCCTCTAAATCAACAATAGAGACACAACAGGCTTTCAAGTAACTACACTGTAAACTCATCGGTATCATTATTAGACGCTCAGAGCGAGCTGACAAAAAAAGTAGTTTGCATTCACGTTCATATAAACGTAGCTTAAgttagtgatgtttgtgttttccttacttattttaaggtgttaatgtttttctta
The window above is part of the Anoplopoma fimbria isolate UVic2021 breed Golden Eagle Sablefish unplaced genomic scaffold, Afim_UVic_2022 Un_contig_13835_pilon_pilon, whole genome shotgun sequence genome. Proteins encoded here:
- the LOC129114762 gene encoding uncharacterized protein LOC129114762, with product MAELRWIKTSLLLILVLQFTAATTGQLSLFFTVRDGDEVTLPCNNVLEDHKNCDTTTWLFSNSRRSATVELVSLGKIGEAAKAKSDRLSVSENCSLVIKNVTDEDVGRYGCRQFRSVSGPQEGLDAVVYLSVVTMTEHKDTDKVTLNCSVSSYERCRHTVKWLLQGRDVDKDNKDLKTSTSPCNASLMFLTSHYVYTSRDKTVKCEVTEGDKVKQFPFRIWPSDEKKGEDTTTTPTEDGMKAAKTTTTSTISDASPKPQIWWYVIVALVLVALLIITVAVIIWKRTKGNTTRTDDNAVSLKICSSL